Proteins from a single region of Macadamia integrifolia cultivar HAES 741 unplaced genomic scaffold, SCU_Mint_v3 scaffold961, whole genome shotgun sequence:
- the LOC122070655 gene encoding beta-adaptin-like protein C — protein sequence MSGHDSKYFSTTKKGEIPELKEELNSQYKDKKKDAVKKVIAAMTVGKDVSSLFTDVVNCMQTENLELKKLVYLYLINYAKSQPDLAILAVNTFVKDSQDPNPLIRALAVRTMGCIRVDKITEYLCDPLQRCLKDDDPYVRKTAAICVAKLYDINAELVEDRGFLDTLKDLISDNNPMVVANAVAALAEIQENSSRPIFEITSPTLTKLLTALNECTEWGQVFILDALSKYKAADAREAENIVERVTPRLQHANCAVVLSAVKMILQQMELITSTDVVRNLCKKMAPPLVTLLSAEPEIQYVALRNINLIVQRRPTILAHEIKVFFCKYNDPIYVKMEKLEIMIKLASDRNIDQVLLEFKEYATEVDVDFVRKAVRAIGRCAIKLERAAERCISVLLELIKIKVNYVVQEAIIVIKDIFRRYPNTYESIIATLCESLDTLDEPEAKASMIWIIGEYAERIDNADELLESFLETFPEEPALVQLQLLTATVKLFLKKPTEGPQQMIQVVLNNATVETDNPDLRDRAYIYWRLLSTDPEAAKDVVLAEKPVISDDSNLLDSSLLDELLANIATLSSVYHKPPEAFVSRVKTAIQRPEDEEYPEGSETGYSDTPAQAVEGGSPAPSSSSSSPYAATRQPAPAPAPPPAPAAPVPDLLGDIIGLDNALVPVDDPTTPAGPPLPVLLPASSAQGLQISGQLTRRDGQIFYSLLFENNSQTTLDGFMIQFNKNTFGLAPAGPLQVPPVQPGTSARTLLPMILFQNLSPGPPNTLLQVAVKNNQQPVWYFNDKISLLVFFSEDGRMERAHFLETWKSLPDSNEVTKDLLGVVVNSVDATLDRLAASNMFFIAKRRHANQEVLYLSAKIPQGIPFLIELTAVVGIPGVKCAIKTPNPEMAPLFFEAIEVLLKG from the exons ATGAGTGGACACGACTCGAAATACTTCTCTACAACTAAAAAGGGTGAAATCCCTGAACTCAAAGAAGAGCTCAATTCTCAGTATAAG GATAAGAAAAAGGATGCTGTAAAGAAGGTGATTGCTGCTATGACGGTTGGGAAAGATGTTTCTTCACTGTTCACTGATGTCGTGAACTGCATGCAAACAGAGAATCTCGAACTGAAGAAACTTGTTTATTTGTATCTGATAAACTATGCTAAAAGCCAACCTGACCTAGCAATACTTGCTGTAAATACCTTTGTGAAG GATTCACAGGATCCAAATCCTTTGATTCGTGCATTAGCTGTACGGACAATGGGATGCATCCGTGTTGATAAAATCACAGAATACCTATGTGACCCCCTTCAGAGATGTCTCAAG GACGATGATCCTTATGTTCGAAAGACAGCTGCCATTTGTGTTGCTAAACTTTATGATATAAATGCGGAGCTAGTGGAAGATAGGGGATTCTTGGATACTCTCAAGGATTTGATTTCGGACAATAATCCAATGGTTGTGGCAAATGCTGTGGCTGCTCTTGCAGAGATCCAAGAGAATAGTAGTAGACCAATATTTGAGATCACAAGTCCTACACTTACAAAACTCTTGACTGCTCTGAATGAGTGCACTGA ATGGGGTCAGGTTTTCATATTGGATGCTCTTTCCAAGTATAAGGCAGCTGACGCTCGTGAAGCTGAAAATATAGTGGAGCGAGTTACTCCAAGACTGCAACATGCAAACTGTGCAGTTGTACTTTCGGCTGTTAAG ATGATCCTTCAACAAATGGAACTCATTACCAGCACAGACGTGGTCCGAAATCTTTGCAAGAAAATGGCTCCTCCTCTTGTGACACTGCTTTCAGCAGAACCTGAGATACAGTATGTCGCACTGAGGAACATCAATCTTATTGTACAACGGCGTCCTACCATCCTTGCACACGAAATCAAG GTTTTTTTCTGCAAATATAATGATCCAATTTATGTTAAGATGGAGAAGTTAGAGATTATGATAAAGCTCGCGTCTGACCGGAACATTGACCAG GTTCTGTTGGAGTTCAAAGAGTATGCAACAGAAGTTGATGTAGATTTTGTTAGAAAGGCAGTCCGTGCTATTGGTCGTTGTGCCATAAAATTAGAGAGAGCAGCCGAGCGGTGCATAAGTGTTTTACTTGAGctgattaaaataaaagtaaactaCGTTGTCCAGGAGGCTATTATTGTGATCAAAGATATTTTTAGAAGATATCCCAACAC CTATGAGTCCATCATTGCAACACTTTGTGAGAGCTTAGACACCCTAGATGAACCAGAGGCAAAG GCATCAATGATCTGGATTATTGGTGAGTACGCAGAAAGAATTGACAATGCTGATGAGCTCCTTGAAAGCTTTTTGGAGACATTTCCTGAAGAGCCTGCCCTAGTGCAGTTGCAATTGCTCACTGCAACTGTCAAACTATTTCTGAAGAAGCCAACTGAAGGCCCTCAACAAATGATTCAG GTTGTTCTTAATAATGCTACTGTGGAGACAGATAATCCAGATCTCCGGGATCGTGCCTACATTTATTGGCGTCTTCTTTCAACCGATCCTGAG GCAGCAAAAGATGTTGTGTTAGCTGAAAAGCCCGTCATCAGTGATGATTCAAACCTACTGGATTCTTCACTTCTTGATGAGCTTCTCGCAAACATTGCAACTCTTTCTTCAGTTTATCATAAGCCTCCGGAGGCCTTTGTCAGCCGTGTTAAAACTGCAATTCAGAGGCCAGAGGATGAGGAATATCCTGAGGGAAGTGAAACAGGCTATTCTGATACCCCTGCTCAAGCTGTTGAAGGTGGAAGTCCAGCACCAAGCAGTTCAAGTAGTAGTCCATATGCTGCAACAAGGCAGCCAGCACCTGCTCCTGCACCACCACCAGCCCCTGCTGCTCCAGTACCAGACCTACTTGGTGATATTATAGGCCTGGATAATGCACTTGTTCCTGTTGATGATCCTACAACACCTGCTGG CCCTCCTTTACCTGTTCTACTACCAGCATCAAGCGCTCAAGGTCTGCAGATCAGTGGACAGCTTACACGGCGTGATGGACAGATATTTTACAGTTTATTGTTTGAGAACAATTCACAGACCACTCTTGATGGTTTCATGATTCAGTTCAACAAGAATACATTTGGTCTTGCACCTGCTGGGCCCTTGCAG GTCCCACCAGTGCAACCTGGCACATCAGCAAGGACACTTCTGCCTATGATATTGTTCCAGAATCTCTCTCCTGGTCCTCCAAACACCCTTTTGCAGGTTGCTGTGAAAAATAATCAACAGCCAGTGTGGTACTTCAACGATAAAATTTCATTGCTAGTCTTCTTTTCTGAGGATGGGAGAATGGAGCGTGCACACTTCCTTGAG ACGTGGAAGTCCCTACCAGATTCAAATGAGGTCACAAAGGACTTGCTAGGAGTCGTGGTGAACAGTGTGGATGCCACTCTTGACCGTCTGGCTGCATCCAACATGTTTTTTATTGCCAAGCGGAGGCATGCAAACCAAGAGGTGTTGTATCTCTCGGCTAAGATCCCTCAAGGAATTCCATTCCTGATTGAACTCACAGCAGTTGTTGGTATCCCTGGTGTGAAGTGTGCAATCAAGACACCAAACCCTGAAATGGCACCACTGTTTTTTGAAGCCATTGAAGTACTTCTCAAGGGCTGA